The following are from one region of the Amyelois transitella isolate CPQ chromosome 21, ilAmyTran1.1, whole genome shotgun sequence genome:
- the LOC106136629 gene encoding uncharacterized protein LOC106136629, whose amino-acid sequence MEPSPKPKACRQLFPEEQPNKDYQKVIEENLQRHLEEQKRKWNFDFSTERMISDDGSYIWSEGDERYDWIGRPYEHIETDNPNDILEENLKISEDQSDKSDEEIKPNERNGSDNVNTG is encoded by the coding sequence ATGGAACCTAGTCCAAAACCAAAAGCATGCCGACAGTTATTTCCAGAAGAACAACCAAATAAAGACTACCAGAAAGTCATAGAAGAAAATCTACAAAGACATCTAGAAGAACAGAAAAGGAAATGGAACTTTGATTTTAGTACTGAGAGAATGATTTCTGACGATGGCTCGTATATATGGTCGGAAGGAGACGAGAGGTATGACTGGATAGGAAGACCTTATGAACATATAGAAACAGATAATCCTAATGATATTCTAGAAGAAAACCTCAAGATTAGTGAAGACCAAAGTGACAAAAGTGATGAAGAAATAAAACCTAATGAACGTAATGGTTCAGACAATGTTAACACGGGATAG